Proteins encoded together in one Microcebus murinus isolate Inina chromosome 18, M.murinus_Inina_mat1.0, whole genome shotgun sequence window:
- the PCGF2 gene encoding polycomb group RING finger protein 2 isoform X1 — MHRTTRIKITELNPHLMCALCGGYFIDATTIVECLHSFCKTCIVRYLETNKYCPMCDVQVHKTRPLLSIRSDKTLQDIVYKLVPGLFKDEMKRRRDFYAAYPLTEVPNGSNEDRGEVLEQEKGALSDDEIVSLSIEFYEGARDREEKKGPLENGDGDKEKQTGVRFLRCPAAMTVMHLAKFLRNKMDVPSKYKVEVLYEDEPLKEYYTLMDIAYIYPWRRNGPLPLKYRVQPACKRLTLPAVPTPSEGTNTSGASECESVSDKAPSPATLPATSSSLPSPATPSHGSPSSHGPPATHPTSPTPPSTASGAATAANGGTSNCLQTPSSTSRGRKMTVNGAPVTPLN; from the exons ATGCATCGGACCACACGGATCAAAATCACGGAGCTGAACCCTCACCTCATGTGTGCCCTCTGTGGGGGCTACTTCATCGATGCCACCACCATCGTGGAGTGCTTGCATTCCT TCTGCAAAACCTGCATCGTGCGCTACCTGGAGACCAACAAGTACTGCCCCATGTGTGACGTGCAGGTCCATAAAACCCGCCCACTGCTGAGCATCAG ATCTGACAAAACCCTCCAAGACATTGTCTACAAATTGGTCCCTGGGCTTTTTAAAG ATGAGATGAAACGGCGACGGGATTTCTATGCAGCCTACCCCCTGACTGAGG TCCCCAACGGCTCCAACGAGGACCGCGGCGAGGTCCTAGAGCAGGAGAAGGGTGCTCTGAGCGATGATGAGATTGTCAGCCTCTCCATCGAGTTCTACGAAGGTGCCAG gGACCGGGAGGAGAAGAAAGGCCCCCTGGAGAATGGGGATGGGGACAAGGAGAAG CAGACAGGGGTGCGCTTCCTGCGGTGCCCGGCAGCCATGACCGTCATGCATCTTGCCAAGTTTCTTCGCAACAAGATGGATGTGCCCAGCAAGTACAAG GTGGAGGTTCTGTACGAGGACGAGCCACTGAAGGAGTACTACACCCTCATGGACATCGCCTACATCTACCCCTGGCGGCGG aaCGGGCCTCTCCCCCTCAAGTACCGCGTCCAGCCAGCCTGCAAGCGGCTCACCTTGCCCGCAGTGCCCACCCCTTCTGAGGGCACCAACACTAGCGGGGCGTCCGAGTGTGAGTCTGTCAGCGACaaggctcccagccctgccaccctgccggccacctcctcctccctgcccagcccagccacccCTTCCCATGGCTCTCCCAGCTCCCATGGGCCACCTGCCACCCACCCTACCTCCCCCACTCCCCCTTCGACAGCCAGTGGGGCTGCCACAGCTGCCAATGGTGGCACCTCGAACTGCCTGCAGACACCATCCTCCACCAGCAGGGGGCGCAAGATGACTGTCAACGGCGCACCCGTGACCCCCTTAAATTGA
- the CISD3 gene encoding CDGSH iron-sulfur domain-containing protein 3, mitochondrial has product MLRPAARGAWNLNQRRDISSWLARWFPKTPAKSVVALKTPIKVELVAGKTYRWCVCGHSKKQPFCDGSHFFQRTGLSPLKFKAQETRTVALCTCKATQKPPYCDGTHRSERVQKAEVGSPL; this is encoded by the exons ATGCTGCGGCCGGCGGCGCGCGGCGCCTGG AACCTGAACCAGAGGCGGGACATCTCCTCCTGGCTA gcccGGTGGTTCCCCAAAACCCCAGCCAAGTCTGTGGTGGCCCTGAAAACACCCATCAAGGTGGAGCTGGTAGCTGGGAAAACCTAcaggtggtgtgtgtgtggccaCAGCAAGAAACAG cCCTTCTGCGATGGCTCCCATTTCTTCCAACGCACTGGCTTATCCCCACTCAAGTTCAAGGCCCAGGAGACCCGCACTGTGGCACTTTGTACCTGCAAAGCCACCCAGAAGCCCCCGTACTGCGATGGGACCCACAGGAGTGAGCGGGTGCAGAAGGCAGAAGTGGGCTCCCCACTGTGA
- the PCGF2 gene encoding polycomb group RING finger protein 2 isoform X2, with protein MHRTTRIKITELNPHLMCALCGGYFIDATTIVECLHSFCKTCIVRYLETNKYCPMCDVQVHKTRPLLSIRSDKTLQDIVYKLVPGLFKDEMKRRRDFYAAYPLTEVPNGSNEDRGEVLEQEKGALSDDEIVSLSIEFYEGARDREEKKGPLENGDGDKEKTGVRFLRCPAAMTVMHLAKFLRNKMDVPSKYKVEVLYEDEPLKEYYTLMDIAYIYPWRRNGPLPLKYRVQPACKRLTLPAVPTPSEGTNTSGASECESVSDKAPSPATLPATSSSLPSPATPSHGSPSSHGPPATHPTSPTPPSTASGAATAANGGTSNCLQTPSSTSRGRKMTVNGAPVTPLN; from the exons ATGCATCGGACCACACGGATCAAAATCACGGAGCTGAACCCTCACCTCATGTGTGCCCTCTGTGGGGGCTACTTCATCGATGCCACCACCATCGTGGAGTGCTTGCATTCCT TCTGCAAAACCTGCATCGTGCGCTACCTGGAGACCAACAAGTACTGCCCCATGTGTGACGTGCAGGTCCATAAAACCCGCCCACTGCTGAGCATCAG ATCTGACAAAACCCTCCAAGACATTGTCTACAAATTGGTCCCTGGGCTTTTTAAAG ATGAGATGAAACGGCGACGGGATTTCTATGCAGCCTACCCCCTGACTGAGG TCCCCAACGGCTCCAACGAGGACCGCGGCGAGGTCCTAGAGCAGGAGAAGGGTGCTCTGAGCGATGATGAGATTGTCAGCCTCTCCATCGAGTTCTACGAAGGTGCCAG gGACCGGGAGGAGAAGAAAGGCCCCCTGGAGAATGGGGATGGGGACAAGGAGAAG ACAGGGGTGCGCTTCCTGCGGTGCCCGGCAGCCATGACCGTCATGCATCTTGCCAAGTTTCTTCGCAACAAGATGGATGTGCCCAGCAAGTACAAG GTGGAGGTTCTGTACGAGGACGAGCCACTGAAGGAGTACTACACCCTCATGGACATCGCCTACATCTACCCCTGGCGGCGG aaCGGGCCTCTCCCCCTCAAGTACCGCGTCCAGCCAGCCTGCAAGCGGCTCACCTTGCCCGCAGTGCCCACCCCTTCTGAGGGCACCAACACTAGCGGGGCGTCCGAGTGTGAGTCTGTCAGCGACaaggctcccagccctgccaccctgccggccacctcctcctccctgcccagcccagccacccCTTCCCATGGCTCTCCCAGCTCCCATGGGCCACCTGCCACCCACCCTACCTCCCCCACTCCCCCTTCGACAGCCAGTGGGGCTGCCACAGCTGCCAATGGTGGCACCTCGAACTGCCTGCAGACACCATCCTCCACCAGCAGGGGGCGCAAGATGACTGTCAACGGCGCACCCGTGACCCCCTTAAATTGA